Part of the Polaribacter sp. Hel1_33_78 genome is shown below.
CTTGGTATGAATTGGCAATATCAATGACTTTATTAGTTATAACATTTGTGTTCATGGTTTGGTTGGCTGCTAAAATTTACAGAGTAGGAATTTTAATGTATGGTAAGAAACCTACCTATAAAGATTTATATAAATGGCTAAAATACAAAGGATAAATGCAAGGTAAATTAGAGAAAGTTACAGACACTATCGTCCAGGAAGCTAATTCAATTTTAGATTATACTTTTACATTTAGTAAAGAAATAAGTATATCTCTTAAAGGATTATTATTTGTTGCAGTAGCTCTTATAATTACAGCTTTTGTGTTAAAACAGATAAGAAGATTTATTACTAGAAAGATGCCAGAAAATGATAAAGTTAAATTCGTAAGTGTTTTTAGCTATATTCGATGGGTTGTGTTTTTAGCTATTTTTTTAATTGCTATGGATGCTTCTGGTGTTAATGTAACTGCTCTTTTTGCAGCTTCAGCAGTGCTTTTAATAGGCGTTGGTTTGGCTTTGCAAACCTTGTTTCAAGACATTATTTCAGGTGTTTTTATTTTGGTAGATCAATCTGTACATGTTGGTGATATCATTGAATTAGAGGGAAAAGTTGGTAGAGTTTTAGATATAAGATTAAGAACTACCAGAGCTGTAACCATAGATAATAAGGTTTTAGTGATTCCGAATCATCTATATTTAACCAATATTTTATTTAATTGGACAGAAAACGGAACAGAAACAAGAGAGTCCTTAACTGTTGGTGTTTCTTATGGAAGTGATGTAGAGTTAGTCAAACAAATTTTGTTAGATGTAGCAAAAAGTCAACATAAGATTTTAAAAACTCCAGAAGCTAAAGTATTATTCACTGATTTTGCTGATAGTTCTCTAAATTTTCAACTCATTTTTTCTCTAAATGATAGTTTTGAAACAAGATTTATACAAAGCGATTTACGTTTTGAAATAGATAAAAAGTTTCGAGAAAATGGTATTACTATTCCTTTTCCTCAAAGAGATGTGCATATTTTTGGAAGCAAAAAACAATCATATTAATAAAAATAGTTTTAGTAAAAAGAACAAAATTTAATACTGTTTTCAAAAAAAATTTAAAACCTTGAAACCAAAAATATATGAGTAAAATATTAATTATTGAGGACGAAGCTGCGATTAGAAGAGTTTTAACAAAAATTATTTCGGAAGAAAATGAAGCTTATCATGTAGAAGGAGCAGAAGATGGGTTGTTAGGAATCGAAATGATTAAAAATAACGATTATGATTTGGTTTTGTGTGATATTAAAATGCCAAAAATGGATGGTGTTGAAGTGTTAGAAAAAGCAAAGAAAATTAAACCAGAAATTCCATTTGTTATGATTTCTGGTCATGGAGATATAGATACGGCTGTAAATACGATGCGTTTAGGAGCTTTTGATTATATCTCAAAACCGCCAGATTTAAATAGACTTTTAAATACGGTTAGAAAAGAAAGTTTTAATTGTTGAGAATAAGCGATTAAAGAAAAAGGTTAGCAAAAATTATGAAATGATAGGAGATAGTGCTGCTATTTCTCATATTAAAGAAATTATAGAAAAGGTTGCAGCTACAGATGCAAGAGTTTTAATTACAGGTCCTAACGGCACAGGTAAAGAGTTGGTAGCGCACTGGTTGCATGAAAAATCAGACCGTTCGAAAGCACCAATGATTGAAGTAAACTGTGCGGCAATTCCTTCAGAATTAATTGAAAGTGAACTTTTTGGACACGTAAAAGGTTCTTTTACAGGTGCAAATAAGGATAGAGCAGGTAAGTTTGAAGCTGCGAATAGGGGAACTATTTTCTTAGATGAAATTGGGGATATGAGTTTGTCTGCTCAAGCAAAAGTATTGCGTGCCTTGCAAGAAAGTAGAATCTCTAGAGTTGGTTCTGATAAAGATATAAAAATAGATGTTAGGGTAGTTGCAGCCACTAATAAAAATCTAAAAGAAGAAATTGGAGCAGGTAGATTTCGAGAAGATTTGTATCACAGATTAGCGGTCATTTTAATTAAAGTTCCTGCGTTAAATGAAAGAAGAGAGGATGTCCCATTACTGGTGGATTTCTTTTCAAAGAAAATTTCTGAAGCACAAGGAACTCCAATAAAGAAGTTTTCGTTAAAAGCAATCAATCTTTTAAAAGAATATGATTGGACAGGAAATATTCGTGAATTAAGAAATGTGGTTGAACGTTTAATAATTTTAGGGGAAAAAGAGGTTTCTGCAAATGACATTCAACTTTTTGCTAGTAAGTAAAATGTTGTTTTAAAGCCTAAAAAAAAGCCTACTAATTATAGTAGGCTTTTTTATTGAATGTATTTTATTATTGTAAATCAAAACGATCAAGATTCATCACTTTAGTCCAAGCAGTAGTAAAATCATTTACAAATTTTTCTTTGTTGTCATTTTGTGCATAAACTTCAGAAACTGCTCTTAATTCTGTATTTGAGCCAAAAATTAAATCTGCTCGAGTTCCTGCAAACTTCATGGCTCCAGTTTTACGATCTCGTCCAATAAATTCTTTATCTTCTGACGCAGTTGCATTCCATGTTACAGAAAAATCAAGAATATTTGTAAAGAAATCATTTGTTAAACTTCCAACATTATCAGTAAGAACGCCAAGTTTAGAACCATCATAATTTGCTCCTAAAACACGCAATCCTCCAACAAGTGCTGTCATTTCTGGAATACTTAGAGTTAGTAAGTTAGCGCGATCTACTAATAAGCCTTCGGCAGCCACATCCAATTTAGAGTTCATATAGTTTCTAAATCCATCTGCCAAAGGTTCTAAGTATCCAAACGATTCTAAATCTGTTTGCTCTTGTGTAGCATCACCTCTACCTTGAGAAAATGGAACAGTCATATTATGTCCAGCTTTTCTTACAGCTTCTTCAACTGCTGCGGTTCCTGCTAATACAATTAAATCTGCCATAGAAATAGTTTCCTTAAATTCACTTTGAATTTTTTCTAATACAGTTAAAACTTTATTTAATTCAGATGGGTTATTTACCTCCCAGCTTCTTTGTGGCTCTAGACGAATACGAGCACCATTTGCTCCGCCACGCATATCTGAACCTCTAAATGTAGAAGCCGAAGCCCAAGCCGTTTTAACCAATTCTGATATTGATAAACCTGATGCTAAAATCATTTTTTTAAGGGAAGAAATATCAGAGTTTGATAAATTATAACTAACTGCGGGAATTGGGTCTTGCCATAATAATTCCTCTTTCGGAACTTCAGGACCTAAATAACGGCTTATTGGTCCCATATCACGATGCGTTAATTTGTACCAAGCTCGAGCAAAAGCATCTTCAAAAGCTTTATGATCTTTATGAAAACGCTTAGATATTTCTAAATAAGTTGGATCCATTTTTAATGCTATATCTGCAGTCGACATCATTAAAGCTTGTTCGCTATTTGCGTCTCCGGCTTTTGGTGCCATTCTAGCTTTTGATGCTTTAGTTGGAGTCCATTGATGAGCTCCAGCTGGACTTTTAGTTAATTCCCAATCATAATTTAATAAAACATCAAAATATTCATCATCCCAACGTGTTGGACTTGGTGTCCAAGCACCTTCTAAACCACTAGTAATTGTATCATCTAAAACACCAGAACCGAAACTGTTTTTCCACCCAGTGCTCATTTCTTCAATTGACGCTCCATGAGGTTCAGTTCCAACATACTTATTTGGGTCAGCAGCGCCATGAGCTTTACCAAATGTATGTCCACCAGCAACTAAAGCCACAGTTTCCTCATCATTCATTGCCATACGACCAAACGTAATTTTTATATCATGTGCAGATTTTAAGGGATTTGGTTCTCCATTTGGACCTTCCGGGTTTACGTAGATTAATCCCATATGAACAGCTCCTAAATGACCTTCTAAGTCACCATCACTTGTGTCATATCGCTCATCATTACCTAACCATTGATTTTCAGAACCCCAATAAATATCTTCTTCTGGTTCCCAAACATCTGCCCGTCCACCAGCAAAACCAAATGTTTTGAATCCCATTGATTCTAGTGCACAATTTCCGGCAAGAATCATCAAATCTGCCCAAGAAATTTTATTTCCATATTTCTTTTTTATTGGCCATAATAATAAACGTGCTTTATCTAAATTACCATTATCTGGCCAACTGTTTAATGGTGCAAATCGTTGTGTTCCAGATCCTGCTCCTCCGCGCCCATCTCCAACGCGATAAGTTCCTGCACTATGCCAAGCCATACGAATCATAAATGGACCGTAATGTCCATAATCTGCTGGCCACCAATCTTGAGAATCTGTCATTAAATTAATAATATCTTGCTTTAGTTCATTGTAATTGACACTGTTAAAAGCTTTCGAATAATCAAAATCTTCACCCAATGGGTTAGATTTTGCTCCATTTTGGCGCAGAATATTTAATTTTAACTCATTTGGCCACCAATCTCTGTTAGAAGTTCCCCCTCCAGCTGTTTTTTTTTGTGTACCACTTTGAAATGGACATTTACTTATGTCTCCATTCTTATTATGCTCCATTTTTCTAGTTTTAAAATTAGTATAACCCAAATTTACGATAAAAATATTGATGATTTTTATCTATATTTTTTATTTGATCATAACTTAAATTTATCAAAAACATGCATAAATGCTTGATAATATATGTTTTGTGATTTTTGTAGGATGATGAGGATTGTAATTAAATTATCTACATAAGAAAATCTTATTTTAAAATAAGTAAAAAAATTTATCTCAGTTTTTTATTAGTTTAAACTAGAATATATTTGCGGCTTAAAATTATTAATCAATAATAAATAACAGAAAAAATGGCAACTTTAGTTGGAAAAAAATTCCCAGATTTAAATGTAGACGCAATGAATGATATGGGAGATACATTTAAATTAAATGTTTTAAAAGAAGCAAAAAATAAAGGAAAAAAAGTATTATTGTTTTGGTATCCAAAGGATTTTACATTTGTATGTCCTACAGAATTACACGCATTTGAAGCAGCTTTAGCTGAGTTTGAAGAAAGAAATACAATTGTAATTGGTGCATCTTGTGATACTCCAGAAGTTCATTTTGCTTGGTTAAGTACTTCTAAAGACAATGGAGGAATTGAAGGTGTTTCTTATTCTTTGTTAGCAGATAGCAATAGAAACTTATCTTCAATTTTAGGAATCTTAGATATTACGAATGAGACATTTGATGAAGCCTCACAAACTATTCAGGTAGAAGGAGATAATGTAACTTATAGAGCAACTTATTTAATTGATGAAGAAGGAACTGTTTTTCATGAAGGAATCAATCATATGCCAGTAGGCAGAAATGTAAATGAGTTTTTACGTTTAATTGATGCTTATGCACATGTGCAATCTCATGGAGAAGTATGTCCTGCAAACTGGGAAGAAGGTAAAGATGCAATGTCTCCTAATGCAAAAGGAACAGCAGCATATTTAGCTTCTCATTAAATAATTAGTTATTATTAGAAAGCATAACAATCTTAAATTAGAAAATAGATTAGTTCGTTTTACTTATAATATCACAAAATTAAAAAAAAAATGGTACAAGAATTAAGTCAAGATAATTTAGCAGAAATAGTTTCTGATAATCAAAAGGTAGTCGTACAATTTTCTGCATCATGGTGCGGAAACTGCCGTATAATGAAGCCAAAATTTAAAAAATTATCTTCAGAAAATGAAGACGTTGCTTTTGTGATCGTCGATGCAGAAAAATTTCCTGAAAGTAGAAAATTAGCAGATGTTAGTAATTTGCCAACTTTTGCAACTTTTGTTGATGGTAAATTTTTAAATCAAACACAAACGAACAAGTTTGATGTTTTAAAAGATTTAGTAAACCAAGTTATTTAATTATGAAATTACCTGTAATAAAACACTTAACCAGTTTTATTGAAGAAAACGACCAAGATTACGTTTTAGAAACAATAGAAACCTTAGAAGCTTTAACTGAAGTTCCGTCTTTAAAGGATGAAGAATTAGATGTTATTGGAGAATTGATTTCTAATATGTATGGTGCTTTAGAAGTTCATAAAATGATTAAAGAAGGTACTCAGAAAAAAGAAGCATTAAATACTTTTATGAAACGTGTATTGGGTTCTATTGATCAATAGTTCTGATTTTTAATATAAAAATTAAATCCTGAGTGAAAACTCGGGATTTTTTTCAATTAATTGTAATTCAGAAGTTTCTTATTCATAAAATTTAATAAAATAAAACACTATTTTTTATTTTAATCATGGGTTAATTGCTTTATAATTTTCTTATGTTTTGGAAATTTTTTTGAAAGTTCTTTGCAACTGGGAAGTACAAAATCTCTGAAGTCAAAACCCGGCGAAACTGTGCATCCGGTGAAAGAAAAAGAATTTTTTTCTAAAACTTCAGCAGCAAAATAATACCTAGCAGGCACTGTGAATTGTAAGACTTCACCATTTAGAAAATCATTTCCAATCAATACAGCAGCATATGCTCCGTTTGGTGAAATCATGTGTAATCTTAAAGTCGTTCCGGTATAAAAATGCCAAATTTCATCTTGATTTATCTTATGAAAAGCAGAGAATTTATCAGAGGTTAGTAAAAAATAAATACTCGTACAATAATTTCTGTTTCCATCAAATTCATTTCCTAGATGTTTTGATTGAATTTCACCGTTACTTCTATAAGTCTCCTTAAAGTAGCCACCTTCGGGATGCTCGATTAAATTAAAATGACTAATAATTTTTGCAACTTTCATTCCGTATTTTTATTTTCGTTTACTTTTTTAATAATCGCTTTTAAACGCTCTTTTGTAAGTTGTTTTTCTAGCTTTACTTTGTTGATTTTTTGATTCATCAACTTTGTATGTTTAGCTTTGTTAACCGTATTTTTTGCTTTCCCTTTTTTAGGCATTTAGATAGAATTATGAAACGAATTTAAGGAATTTTATTTCTAAAAACTGGGTTAAGTGTTTATAAAATTTGTGAAAAAATTATCATTTTAATCGATAAAAGCCATCTCAAAACTAATAGAAAACCCATGTTTTTTTTTATCTTTAAAGAATAATTAGAATGAACATGGATTTAGAAAAATATGAAGTCACAAGTGCCATAAATATAAAAGATTTTTCTACAAAGGAAGTAATAGAAGATTCGAAAAAGGAACTTAAAAAAGTAAGAAAAAAAATAAGTACGTTGCAAGATAGGATGTATGCAGAAGGAAAATATAGCATACTTATTTGCCTACAAGGAATGGATACATCTGGAAAAGATAGCTTGATTAGAGAGGTTTTTAAAGATGTAAATGCACGTGGAGTGGAAGTTCATAGCTTCAAAGTTCCAACAGAATTAGAATTAAAACATGATTTCTTATGGCGTCACTATTTAGCACTTCCTTCAAAAGGCAAAATAGGAGTTTTTAACAGAACCCATTATGAAAATGTGTTGGTTACAAGAGTCCATCCTGAATATATTTTTGGCGAAAACATCCCAGGCGTAAGAAGTTTAAGCGATTTGAATGATGAATTTTATCATGATAGAATGGATAGAATTAACAATTTTGAAAATCATCTTGCTAAAAGTGGAACAATTATTTTAAAGTTCTTTTTAAATTTATCTAAAGATGAACAAAAAAATAGATTATTAAGAAGGTTAAATTTGCCAGAAAAGAATTGGAAGTTCTCGACAGGAGATTTAAAAGAACGCAAACTATGGGATAAATATCAGTATTGTTATGAAGATTTATTAAACAGAACCTCCAAACAAAATGCTCCTTGGTTTGTAATTCCGGCAGATGATAAACCAACAGCAAGATTACTTTTAGCTGAAATTTTATTAAAAAATTTAAAAAAATATAACTTTAAAGAACCAACTTTACCGTTAAAAATTGTTGATCAAATAGATGATTTTAAAGCACAATTAAATAATAAATGAATTTAGACTTAAAAAAACCAATTGTATTTTTCGATTTAGAAACTACGGGTATTAATATTGCAAACGACAAAATTGTAGAAATTTCAATTTTAAAAGTTTTTCCAAATGGAAATAAAGAAAGTAAAACATGGTTGGTAAATCCAGAAATGGAAATTCCACAAGGTTCTATAGATGTGCACGGAATTACAAATGAAAAAGTAGCGACAGAACCTACTTTTAAAGAGTTAGCCTCCAAAGTAAATGAAATGATTGCAGGCTGTGATTTAGCAGGATTTAATTCAAACAGATTTGATATTCCTTTATTAGCAGAAGAATTAATGCGCGCAGGAATTGATTTTGATATGAAGAATAGAAAAGCAATTGATGTGCAAGTTATTTTTCATAAAAAAGAACAGCGAACTTTAAGCGCGGGATATCAATTTTATTGCGAAAAAGAATTAGAAGGTGCTCATGGAGCAGAGGCAGATACAAATGCTACTTATGAAATTTTGCTGGCTCAATTAACTAAATACAAGGATATAGGAAACACAGTTGATGCGTTAAGTGAATATTCAACGCATGGGAAAAGAGCGGATTTTGCAGGTTTTATTTTGATGAATGAAGAAGACCAAGAAATTTTTTCTTTTGGAAAATATAAAGGAAGAACAGTTGTTGAGGTGCTAAAAGAAAATCCTGGTTATAATAATTGGATTCAGAATGCAGATTTCCCTTTATACACCAAAAAAGTGTTGAGGGGAATTAAAGAAAGAATGTCTGCTCCAAAGAATAAAATGTCTGATGCAGAAAAATTAGAGGCCTTGCAACAAAAGTTTAATTTGAGGTAATATTTAATCACAGATTAGGGCCTTTACGCATATCAATTAATTTAGAATAAAATGTTTATAAAATATAAGAATTTACCAAGCAATTCTCGTGTTTGGATTTATCAGTCAGCCAGAGAGTTCACGAATAAAGAGGTTGACTTTATAGCTTTAAAATCAGAAGATTTTATTAATCAATGGACACGTCATGGAGATGATTTAAAAGGTTCATTTACCATAAAATACAGACAGTTTTTAATTTTAGCCGTAGATGAAAGTTTTAACAATATTTCTGGTTGCTCTATTGATAGTTCAGTTCGTTTTATACAAGAATTAGAGAAAGAATTACAATTAGATTTAATGAATAAAATGAATGTTACCTTCAAAAATAATGATACAATTAATTTAGTGAATTTGGCTGCTTTTCAGAAATTTGCAAAAGACGGAAAAATAGGTCAAGAAACCATTGTTTTCAATAATATGGTAAATACCAAGGAAGATTTTGAAAACAATTGGGAAGTTCCAGCAAAAAAAAGCTGGCATAAACGCTTTTTAATATAAATATTGAGTTAAAACAGAGTATGAAAAAAAGAGTACTGTTATTGTTTTTAATTGCATTTGTTTGCACATTACAATCACAAAGAATAGATCCTTTAAGAACTAGAGATTTTGAAGCTCAGGAAATTTGGGTAGACAGTATTATGAATAATATGTCAATTGATGAAAAAATTGGCCAGATGTTTATGGTGCAAGCTTATTCTAATTTAGATGAAGAGCATGCAATCTTTATTTCTGAATTGATTACGAAACATCATGTTGGTAATTTGATTTTTATGCAGGGAACTCCAGAAAAACAGGCTGTTTTAAATAATAGATATCAAGCGCTTTCTAAAGTTCCTTTAATGATTGGTTTTGATGGAGAATGGGGTTTAGATATGCGTTTAAAAAACACCTACAAGTTTCCTTGGAACATGACTTTGGGTGCAATCAAAAATGATTCTTTAGTAAAGGAATTTGGAGAACATTTAGGGAAACATTGTAAAAGGTTAGGAATTCATATCAATTTTGCACCGGTTGTAGATGTAAATGTAAATCCAGAAAATCCGATTATTGGCAATCGCTCTTTTGGAGAGAGTAAAGAGAATGTTACGCAAAAAGCAATTGCTTTTACCCATGGAATGCAAAAGTATGGAGTGATGGCAAATGCAAAACATTTTCCTGGTCATGGTGATACAGCAGCAGATTCTCATCACACATTACCACTTTTAAATTTTGACAAAGCACGTTTAGATTCTATTGAATTGTACCCTTACAGTAAAGTTTTTGACGCTGGTATTGGCAGTGTAATGACAGCACATTTAAATATACCAAGTTTAGAACCGAATGGAACATTACCTACATCACTTTCAAAAAATGTAGTTACAAATCTATTGCAACAAGAGTTGGGTTTTAATGGGCTGATTATTACTGATGGTTTAAATATGAAAGGGGCTACAAATTATGCGACATCAGCAGAAATTAATTTATCAGCAATTCAAGCAGGTAATGATTTGCTTTTAATTCCGCAAAATGTGCCTGCGAGTATAAGAATTATAAAACAAGCTCTTGCGCTTAAAACGCTATCAGAAGAGAGAATCAATAAATCTGTTCGTAAGATCTTGAAAGCAAAATATTGGATGGGTTTAAATAATTATAAACCTATAGAAATTTCAGGCTTGCAGGAAGATTTAAACACTATTGAAGATGAATTGCTTCATAGAAAATTGTTGAAAAATGCAATTACTTTGATAAAAGATTCAGATCAAAATATTCCTCTAGGAAACTTAGAATATAAGAAGATTGCTTATGTGAAATTAGGGGATGATTCTGGAGATCATTTCGTAAATATGTTAAAAAATTACACGAAAGTGGAAGTGATAAGTGATAACAATTTAGATGGATTATTAACAAAATTGAAATCCTATAATCAAGTAATTATTGGTTTTCATAAATCAAACAAGCATCCTTGGAAGAGCTATAGATTTAAAAATAAAGAATTAGTTTGGTTACAAGAAATTGCAAGAAACAAAAAAGTTATTCTAGATGTATTTGCAAGTCCTTACAGTCTGTTACAAGTAAAAACATTTGTCAATATAGAAGCTATAATCGTATCGTATCAAAACAGTAAATTAGCACAAGAACTTTCTGCACAAATGATTTTTGGAGCTTTTAAAGCTCAAGGAAAATTACCTGTTTCTATAGGTGAAGAATTTAAAGTAGGTCATGGTTTACAATCTTATAGTTTAAGTAGATTGGAATATACAATTCCAGAAGAAGCTCAAGTATCCTCAAAAAAATTAGCCTTAATAGATAAATTAGCTGATACTATTTTAGAAGAAAAAATGGCTCCAGGTTTTCAGGTTTTAGTTGCAAGAAAAGGTAAAGTTATTTTTCAAAAAAGTTACGGATATCATACTGCAAATGAAGTTAGAAAAGTTAGAAATTCGGATATGTATGATCTTGCATCTCTTACTAAAATTTTAGCTTCTTTACCATTGATAATGAAAGCTGAAGAAGAACAAAAAATAAGGCTATCTGCCAGTCTACAAGATATTTTACCAAGTTTTAAAAACAGCAACAAAGGGGCAGTTTCGGTAAAGGAAATCCTTTCTCATTATGGAAGATTAAAGGCTTGGATTCCTTTTTACAAAGGTGCTCAAGACAGTTTTTCAGGTAAAAATTCATCTAAATTTTATAGAAAAAAAAGAAACTCAAAGTTTAATATAGAGGTTGCTGAAAATTTATATATCAGTAAATTTTATAAAGATAGTATTTATAAGTATATAAGAGAAGCAGATCAGAGAGAGAAAAACGGCTATAAATATAGTGATTTAGGGTATTATTTATTCAAGGAAGCGCTAGAAAACACTTACCATAAACCATTAAATAAATTAGTTAATCAAAAATTTTACAATTCTTTGGGAGCAAATAGAATGACCTATTTACCTCTTGCTAAGTTTAATAAATCGGAGATTGTACCTTCAGAAAAGGACGATTATTTTCGAAATCAATTACTACATGGTCATGTGCATGATATGGGGGCGGCAATGTTAGGCGGAGTAGGGGGGCATGCGGGTTTGTTTGCTAATGCAAATGATGTCGCAAAAATTATGCAAATGTACTTGCAGAAAGGGTTTTATGGTGGAAGGCGATATTTAAAACCAGAAACTATAGGTAAATTTAATACACGTTATTTTTCGGAGAAAAAAGTACGCAGAGGTTTAGGTTTTGATAAACCTCAATTAAACCCGAAAGTAAAAGCAACTTGTGGTTGTGTCTCTGATGAAAGTTTTGGTCATTCGGGATTTACAGGTACTTATACTTGGGCAGATCCTAAAAGCGAAATTGTTTATGTTTTTCTATCGAACAGGGTATATCCTCACATGAACAATACAGGTTTAATTAAAACGAACATGCGTACTAAAATTCAACAAGTCATTCAAGATGCGATAATAGATTAGAAGCTGCTTCCTATTTATTAGCAGCTCTTTTTAGATCGTCTTTTTTTTTTGTCAAAACTATGATTGGCGTATTTTTAGAATTAAATTGCTGCATAAGATTCTTTAAGAGCCATTTTTATTTAAGTGTTTTCTGTATTTGTTTCTGAAAATTTTGAGTAAACAAAGACTATGACTATGGAAGTGAATAAGTAACAAGTAGCAATTTTCCAATCAAAAAATAGATATATAATCCAAGTTTGTAAAACATAAAAAAAAGGAAAAGCAAACAAGCTAAATGTGAATCTAAAAGTATCTATAAACTCAATTTCATCAATTTTTTTAGAAGCTTTTCTCCAAATAAAAAAAGGGATTAAACTATTTAAAATAATGATATAATACAAAGGTTGTAAGAAGTTTACATGTTTCTTTTTTTGTTTTGGATAATTTCCAGATTCAATAATTTTATTAATTGAATCAACATTTGTAAAATCAACATTTAAGCTGTTTAACTTGGCCAAAATTGAGCAGTATTTTTCATCATCAGGAATATGAACACTTAATTTTTTTAGTTGCTTGCTAACCTCATCTTTTAAATTATTGATGGAAGAAGTCATTTCATTTGATTTATAAAATGTTTTAACTGCAATAGGT
Proteins encoded:
- a CDS encoding mechanosensitive ion channel family protein; amino-acid sequence: MQGKLEKVTDTIVQEANSILDYTFTFSKEISISLKGLLFVAVALIITAFVLKQIRRFITRKMPENDKVKFVSVFSYIRWVVFLAIFLIAMDASGVNVTALFAASAVLLIGVGLALQTLFQDIISGVFILVDQSVHVGDIIELEGKVGRVLDIRLRTTRAVTIDNKVLVIPNHLYLTNILFNWTENGTETRESLTVGVSYGSDVELVKQILLDVAKSQHKILKTPEAKVLFTDFADSSLNFQLIFSLNDSFETRFIQSDLRFEIDKKFRENGITIPFPQRDVHIFGSKKQSY
- the katG gene encoding catalase/peroxidase HPI; its protein translation is MEHNKNGDISKCPFQSGTQKKTAGGGTSNRDWWPNELKLNILRQNGAKSNPLGEDFDYSKAFNSVNYNELKQDIINLMTDSQDWWPADYGHYGPFMIRMAWHSAGTYRVGDGRGGAGSGTQRFAPLNSWPDNGNLDKARLLLWPIKKKYGNKISWADLMILAGNCALESMGFKTFGFAGGRADVWEPEEDIYWGSENQWLGNDERYDTSDGDLEGHLGAVHMGLIYVNPEGPNGEPNPLKSAHDIKITFGRMAMNDEETVALVAGGHTFGKAHGAADPNKYVGTEPHGASIEEMSTGWKNSFGSGVLDDTITSGLEGAWTPSPTRWDDEYFDVLLNYDWELTKSPAGAHQWTPTKASKARMAPKAGDANSEQALMMSTADIALKMDPTYLEISKRFHKDHKAFEDAFARAWYKLTHRDMGPISRYLGPEVPKEELLWQDPIPAVSYNLSNSDISSLKKMILASGLSISELVKTAWASASTFRGSDMRGGANGARIRLEPQRSWEVNNPSELNKVLTVLEKIQSEFKETISMADLIVLAGTAAVEEAVRKAGHNMTVPFSQGRGDATQEQTDLESFGYLEPLADGFRNYMNSKLDVAAEGLLVDRANLLTLSIPEMTALVGGLRVLGANYDGSKLGVLTDNVGSLTNDFFTNILDFSVTWNATASEDKEFIGRDRKTGAMKFAGTRADLIFGSNTELRAVSEVYAQNDNKEKFVNDFTTAWTKVMNLDRFDLQ
- a CDS encoding peroxiredoxin; the protein is MATLVGKKFPDLNVDAMNDMGDTFKLNVLKEAKNKGKKVLLFWYPKDFTFVCPTELHAFEAALAEFEERNTIVIGASCDTPEVHFAWLSTSKDNGGIEGVSYSLLADSNRNLSSILGILDITNETFDEASQTIQVEGDNVTYRATYLIDEEGTVFHEGINHMPVGRNVNEFLRLIDAYAHVQSHGEVCPANWEEGKDAMSPNAKGTAAYLASH
- a CDS encoding co-chaperone YbbN, which gives rise to MVQELSQDNLAEIVSDNQKVVVQFSASWCGNCRIMKPKFKKLSSENEDVAFVIVDAEKFPESRKLADVSNLPTFATFVDGKFLNQTQTNKFDVLKDLVNQVI
- a CDS encoding cupin domain-containing protein, with protein sequence MKVAKIISHFNLIEHPEGGYFKETYRSNGEIQSKHLGNEFDGNRNYCTSIYFLLTSDKFSAFHKINQDEIWHFYTGTTLRLHMISPNGAYAAVLIGNDFLNGEVLQFTVPARYYFAAEVLEKNSFSFTGCTVSPGFDFRDFVLPSCKELSKKFPKHKKIIKQLTHD
- a CDS encoding PPK2 family polyphosphate kinase; this encodes MDLEKYEVTSAINIKDFSTKEVIEDSKKELKKVRKKISTLQDRMYAEGKYSILICLQGMDTSGKDSLIREVFKDVNARGVEVHSFKVPTELELKHDFLWRHYLALPSKGKIGVFNRTHYENVLVTRVHPEYIFGENIPGVRSLSDLNDEFYHDRMDRINNFENHLAKSGTIILKFFLNLSKDEQKNRLLRRLNLPEKNWKFSTGDLKERKLWDKYQYCYEDLLNRTSKQNAPWFVIPADDKPTARLLLAEILLKNLKKYNFKEPTLPLKIVDQIDDFKAQLNNK
- a CDS encoding 3'-5' exonuclease, which codes for MNLDLKKPIVFFDLETTGINIANDKIVEISILKVFPNGNKESKTWLVNPEMEIPQGSIDVHGITNEKVATEPTFKELASKVNEMIAGCDLAGFNSNRFDIPLLAEELMRAGIDFDMKNRKAIDVQVIFHKKEQRTLSAGYQFYCEKELEGAHGAEADTNATYEILLAQLTKYKDIGNTVDALSEYSTHGKRADFAGFILMNEEDQEIFSFGKYKGRTVVEVLKENPGYNNWIQNADFPLYTKKVLRGIKERMSAPKNKMSDAEKLEALQQKFNLR